The Arcobacter sp. F2176 genome includes the window AAAAGAGGATTTGTAGGAACTTCTGTGATTATTGCACTTACTTTAAATCCATTTTCTTCTAAATAAGATTCTAATAAATCTAAGTCTTTTACATCAGTAAAAACTTTTGATTGTTCATAATAATGTTTTACAATATTCATAGTATCTAAATACAACCAACCAAGTTGAACTAGAATATTTCTTCCATTTCTTCTTTGAATATTTTTTATACCTTTAACAACACCATACATTGCGTTCATACCTGAAGGGGCTAAGGTAATATTTTCTTTTGCTTGATTATAAGCTTTTGCTAAAGTTGAAACTACTAAATCAAAAGCAATTTTTTCTTTTTCTTTTTCTTCTATATGTTTTGAATTTATCAATCCAATATTATATAAATAATCTTCTGCAAGTCTAGATGATAAATTATAACCTACATGTTGTATAAACATCAAAACTCTTTGGAGTTGACAAGTACCATTTCTTACTAAAATTACACCAAAAGGCTCTGTAATCTCTATTTTATTATGTATATAATATTTATCACTTAAAATATCTACAGCTTTTTGGGAGCTTAAAAGTACCACTTCATAAGAATCACTTATTTTATATTTTTCTTTTATATATTTTGCAAGAATTCTTAAATATGGATGCATAGTAAATCTGGGATAACCAGACTTTATTTTTTCCATCGCTTCGCCAAAACCCTCTTCATAATCAATAACATCTTGGAGTTTTGGCATACTTACACTTACGGCATGAACATTATTTTGTGGTAGTGTTTCACCACATTCTATAGGCTTAAACGAACTATTTTCCATCTATTTTAAGGCTTGTTCAATATCTTCTATTAAATCTTCAACATTTTCTAATCCAATAGAGAATCTAACTGTACCATCACTTATTCCAATAGCAGCTAGTTCCTCTTTTGAAAATGATGCATGTGATATTTTTGCAGGAATTTCTACTCTAGAATCAGGACTTCCAAAAGAACATTTTTCACCAAAGATTTTTGTATTTTCAATAAATTTTTCAGCAAAATCTTTATTTATAAACTCTGCACAAAAAACTCCTGGAATATAATCCATTTGATAAGTTGCTAGTTTGTGTTGAGGGTGCGATTTTAAACCTGGATGCATAACAGCTTTTATAAAACTTTGTTTTTCTAAAAATTCAGCTATCAATATAGAGTTTTTTTGATGTTCTTTCATTCTTATTTTAAGAGTTGGTATTCCTAAGCTTATTAAAAAGACATCCATTGGATTTTGACTTCTTCCATGGGCATTTGCATAATAGTGAAGTTCATCAGCCAATTCTTTTGTTTTTGCAACAATCGCACCAGCTACTACACTTCCATGTCCTGAGATATATTTAGTAGTAGAGAAAAGAGAAAAATCAGCACCCATATCAAGTGGCCGTTGTGAAATAAAAGTTGCGAGTGAATTATCAATAGCAAAAAGAGTATTATATTTTTTTGCCAAAACAGATACCATACCTATATCAATTATTTTAAGACCAGGATTTGTGGGTGACTCACATAACACTAAATCGATTTTATTATTTTTTAGAATTTTTTCCAATTCTGGTTCACTTAAGAAATCAGCAAAATGTACTTTTATATTATATTTTCCTTGAAAAACTTTTAATAATCTAAAAGTTCCTCCGTAACAATCAGATTCTACCAAAACTTGAGAGTTTGCTTTTAAAACTGTTTCAAATAAAAGTGATACTGCACCAATTCCTGTATGTGTACATACACATCCTGCTCCATT containing:
- a CDS encoding PLP-dependent transferase, which produces MENSSFKPIECGETLPQNNVHAVSVSMPKLQDVIDYEEGFGEAMEKIKSGYPRFTMHPYLRILAKYIKEKYKISDSYEVVLLSSQKAVDILSDKYYIHNKIEITEPFGVILVRNGTCQLQRVLMFIQHVGYNLSSRLAEDYLYNIGLINSKHIEEKEKEKIAFDLVVSTLAKAYNQAKENITLAPSGMNAMYGVVKGIKNIQRRNGRNILVQLGWLYLDTMNIVKHYYEQSKVFTDVKDLDLLESYLEENGFKVSAIITEVPTNPLLLCVDMKRLNSLCKKYNIPLVVDSTLATPYNINLNDYADIYVESLTKFASGNADVLMGAIILNQKSKLSHMSVEFFKHCDKAYIKDIQRMAFEIKDYEKRVKTISSNTKTLVDYFKKCSYIDKIYYCLNSENEFEYKQIMKDDNSYTGLISVTFNKSFETIYDNLNFAKGPSLGTEFTLLMPYTYLAHYDYIKSEEGSKRLIEIGLPKDILRISVGSENINDIIEEFKRLEE
- a CDS encoding PLP-dependent aspartate aminotransferase family protein; the encoded protein is MKKHLETKLSHLQDFATIQDPYGASHFPIYNTGTFDLKKQDGEKIYDYTRSDNPTREALENLFTEVENGAGCVCTHTGIGAVSLLFETVLKANSQVLVESDCYGGTFRLLKVFQGKYNIKVHFADFLSEPELEKILKNNKIDLVLCESPTNPGLKIIDIGMVSVLAKKYNTLFAIDNSLATFISQRPLDMGADFSLFSTTKYISGHGSVVAGAIVAKTKELADELHYYANAHGRSQNPMDVFLISLGIPTLKIRMKEHQKNSILIAEFLEKQSFIKAVMHPGLKSHPQHKLATYQMDYIPGVFCAEFINKDFAEKFIENTKIFGEKCSFGSPDSRVEIPAKISHASFSKEELAAIGISDGTVRFSIGLENVEDLIEDIEQALK